A genomic region of Raphanus sativus cultivar WK10039 chromosome 6, ASM80110v3, whole genome shotgun sequence contains the following coding sequences:
- the LOC108835234 gene encoding UDP-glycosyltransferase 87A1 has protein sequence MDHVIKPQPFGICHVVAMPWPGRGHINPMMNFCKLLLLRDPTLLVTFVVTEEWLGFIGSDPKPDRIHFATLPNLIPSELVRANNFTGFVDAIYTNLEEPFEQLLDHLGSPPPTVIISDTFVLWAVRVGTRRNIPVASLWTESATILSLFIHSGLLAAHGHFPVEASESKEDEVVDYIPGLSPTRLGDLPEIYRGFSHQVFNKVRPCFDELSKAKYLLFPSAYELEPKALDFFTSKFDFPVYTTGPLIPFEELSAGNEVSEPEYIKWLDEQPERSVLYISQGSFLSVSEAEMEEIVGGVRESGVPFLWVARGGESKMKEALEGSSGFVVSWCDQLRVLCHAAVGGFWTHCGFNSTLEGIYSGVPMLTFPLFWDQILNAKMIVEDWRVGMRIKSNKKTELIRRDEIKESVKRFMDGESEEGKEMRSRACHLSEICRGSVANFGSSDVNIDSFLKDITKIV, from the exons TTCGTCGTCACCGAAGAATGGCTCGGCTTCATCGGGTCCGACCCGAAACCCGACCGTATCCACTTCGCCACTCTCCCCAACCTCATCCCCTCCGAGCTAGTCCGCGCCAACAACTTCACCGGCTTCGTCGACGCCATCTACACCAACTTAGAGGAGCCGTTCGAGCAGTTACTTGACCACCTCGGCTCTCCGCCTCCGACAGTAATCATCTCCGACACGTTCGTGCTGTGGGCAGTGCGTGTCGGCACGCGGAGGAATATTCCGGTAGCTTCTCTCTGGACTGAGTCAGCCACGATTCTCTCCCTCTTCATCCACTCCGGTCTTCTCGCAGCTCACGGCCATTTTCCCGTCGAAGCGTCAG AGTCGAAAGAAGACGAAGTTGTTGACTACATTCCCGGTTTATCTCCGACGAGACTCGGTGACTTGCCGGAGATCTACCGCGGCTTCAGCCACCAAGTGTTCAACAAAGTAAGGCCATGTTTCGATGAGCTCTCAAAAGCTAAGTATCTTCTATTCCCTTCTGCTTACGAGCTGGAACCAAAAGCGCTAGACTTTTTCACTTCGAAGTTTGATTTCCCGGTTTACACCACCGGTCCGTTAATACCATTCGAGGAACTCTCCGCTGGAAATGAAGTCAGCGAACCTGAGTACATTAAATGGCTTGATGAACAACCTGAAAGGTCTGTTCTTTACATATCTCAGGGGAGTTTTCTTTCGGTCTCGGAAGCTGAGATGGAGGAGATAGTGGGGGGAGTGAGAGAGAGTGGAGTTCCGTTTCTTTGGGTGGCTCGTGGGGGAGAGTCGAAGATGAAAGAGGCTCTTGAAGGTAGCTCGGGTTTTGTGGTGAGCTGGTGTGATCAGCTGCGTGTGTTGTGCCATGCAGCTGTAGGAGGGTTTTGGACACATTGTGGGTTTAACTCGACGTTGGAAGGGATATATTCTGGAGTACCGATGCTGACGTTTCCTTTGTTTTGGGATCAGATTTTGAATGCTAAGATGATTGTTGAGGACTGGAGGGTGGGGATGAGGATCAAGAGCAATAAGAAGACGGAGTTGATAAGGAGAGACGAGATAAAGGAATCGGTGAAGAGATTTATGGATGGAGAGAGTGAAGAAGGGAAAGAGATGAGAAGTAGGGCTTGTCATCTTAGTGAGATATGTCGTGGATCAGTTGCAAACTTTGGTTCTTCTGATGTTAATATTGACTCTTTCTTGAAAGATATTACCAAGATTGTGTGA
- the LOC108805829 gene encoding uncharacterized protein LOC108805829, translating into MATEAATTPDLRPIPQPPDFHPTVLIPSQNDKLRFWHLMVAGSIAGSVEHMSMFPVDTIKTHMQTIRSCPIKPVGITQAFRSIIKTEGPSALYRGIWAMGLGAGPAHAVYFSFYEVSKKYLSGGNPNNSLAHAVSGALATVASDAVFTPMDVVKQRLQIGKGMYGGVWDCVKRVMREEGFGAFYASYRTTVLMNAPFTAVHFATYEAVKRGLREISPEFVGGGGEEEEGLLVYATAGAAAGGLAAVLTTPLDVVKTQLQCQGVCGCDRFKSGSISDVFRTIIKKDGYRGLARGWLPRMLFHAPAAAICWSTYETVKSFFHDVNGAP; encoded by the exons ATGGCGACAGAAGCTGCCACAACACCCGACCTCCGCCCCATCCCACAACCACCCGATTTCCATCCAACCGTCCTCATCCCATCTCAAAACGACAAACTCCGCTTCTGGCACCTCATGGTCGCCGGCTCGATAGCCGGCTCCGTCGAACACATGTCCATGTTCCCAGTCGACACGATCAAAACCCACATGCAAACCATCCGCTCCTGCCCCATCAAACCCGTCGGCATCACCCAAGCTTTCCGCTCCATCATCAAAACGGAAGGCCCGTCAGCTCTCTACCGAGGCATTTGGGCCATGGGCCTCGGCGCCGGCCCGGCTCACGCCGTCTACTTCTCCTTCTACGAAGTCTCCAAGAAATATCTCTCCGGCGGGAACCCCAACAACTCTTTGGCTCACGCGGTTTCCGGCGCGCTCGCCACCGTGGCGAGCGACGCCGTGTTTACTCCGATGGATGTGGTTAAGCAGAGGCTGCAGATCGGGAAGGGGATGTACGGAGGGGTTTGGGATTGTGTGAAGAGGGTGATGAGGGAGGAAGGGTTTGGTGCTTTTTATGCTTCTTATAGGACGACTGTGCTTATGAATGCTCCGTTTACCGCTGTTCATTTCGCGACTTACGAGGCGGTTAAGAGGGGGTTGAGGGAGATTTCTCCGGAGTTTGTTGGTGGCggaggagaggaggaggaaggttTGTTGGTGTATGCTACTGCTGGAGCTGCTGCTGGTGGCTTGGCTGCTGTTTTAACCACGCCGCTTGATGTTGTCAAGACGCAGTTGCAATGTCAG GGTGTGTGCGGTTGTGACCGTTTCAAGAGCGGTTCTATAAGCGATGTGTTTCGCACGATCATTAAGAAAGATGGGTATAGAGGACTTGCTAGAGGATGGCTACCAAGAATGCTCTTCCATGCTCCAGCTGCTGCTATCTGCTGGTCCACTTACGAAACTGTCAAATCATTCTTTCATGATGTCAATGGCGCGCCTTGA
- the LOC108805830 gene encoding probable protein phosphatase 2C 26 isoform X2: protein MAIPMTRIMVPQASSSLRLSHLTLSKPTRVDSLCRCAPSELQPLRSGLSLSAGVHAIPHPDKVEKGGEDALFVSSYRGGVIAVADGVSSWAEQDVDPSLFSEELMANASRLVDDEEVRYDPGFLIDKAHTATTSRGSATIIVAMLEEVGVLKIGNVGDCGLKLLRQGQIIFSTTPQEHYFDCPYQLSSEGSAQTYLDASFNVMEVKKGDVIVMGSDGLFDNVFDHEIVNIVTKHADVAESSRLLAEVASSHSRDPGFESPYALEARAKGFDVPLWKKALGMKLTGGKLDDVTVIVAQVVDS, encoded by the exons ATGGCGATTCCGATGACAAGAATAATGGTTCCTCAGGCAAGCTCTTCGCTTCGTCTCTCCCATCTAACTCTATCCAAACCCACTCGCGTTGATTCCCTCTGCCGCTGTGCTCCATCAGAACTCCAACCACTTCGGTCTGGACTCTCTCTGTCTGCAGGAGTTCACGCTATCCCGCATCCAGATAAG GTAGAGAAAGGTGGGGAAGATGCTCTCTTTGTAAGTAGCTATAGAGGTGGTGTCATTGCTGTGGCGGATGGTGTTTCCAG CTGGGCTGAACAAGATGTTGACCCTTCCTTGTTCTCAGAAGAGCTCATGGCTAATGCTTCTCGTCTAGTTGATGATGAAGAG GTGAGATATGATCCTGGTTTCCTAATTGACAAAGCTCATACCGCAACTACTTCCAGAGGTTCTGCTACAAT TATTGTAGCCATGCTTGAGGAAGTTGGTGTTCTGAAAATAGGCAATGTTGGAGACTGTGGACTTAAGCTTCTCCGACAAG GCCAGATCATTTTCTCGACTACTCCACAAGAGCATTACTTTGACTGTCCCTATCAACTTAGCTCTGAAGGGTCTGCTCAAACATATCTAGACGCCTCG TTTAACGTAATGGAAGTAAAGAAAGGAGACGTGATCGTGATGGGTTCAGACGGGCTTTTCGATAACGTATTTGATCATGAGATTGTTAATATAGTGACCAAACATGCAGATGTGGCTGAATCAT CGAGATTACTAGCTGAAGTGGCGAGTAGCCATTCAAGAGATCCAGGCTTTGAGTCTCCATATGCACTGGAAGCAAGAGCCAAG GGGTTTGATGTTCCGCTCTGGAAGAAGGCATTGGGAATGAAGCTTACAG GAGGGAAGCTTGATGATGTGACTGTAATCGTTGCCCAAGTGGTGGACTCTTGA
- the LOC108805830 gene encoding probable protein phosphatase 2C 26 isoform X1, with amino-acid sequence MAIPMTRIMVPQASSSLRLSHLTLSKPTRVDSLCRCAPSELQPLRSGLSLSAGVHAIPHPDKVEKGGEDALFVSSYRGGVIAVADGVSSWAEQDVDPSLFSEELMANASRLVDDEEVRYDPGFLIDKAHTATTSRGSATIIVAMLEEVGVLKIGNVGDCGLKLLRQGQIIFSTTPQEHYFDCPYQLSSEGSAQTYLDASQFNVMEVKKGDVIVMGSDGLFDNVFDHEIVNIVTKHADVAESSRLLAEVASSHSRDPGFESPYALEARAKGFDVPLWKKALGMKLTGGKLDDVTVIVAQVVDS; translated from the exons ATGGCGATTCCGATGACAAGAATAATGGTTCCTCAGGCAAGCTCTTCGCTTCGTCTCTCCCATCTAACTCTATCCAAACCCACTCGCGTTGATTCCCTCTGCCGCTGTGCTCCATCAGAACTCCAACCACTTCGGTCTGGACTCTCTCTGTCTGCAGGAGTTCACGCTATCCCGCATCCAGATAAG GTAGAGAAAGGTGGGGAAGATGCTCTCTTTGTAAGTAGCTATAGAGGTGGTGTCATTGCTGTGGCGGATGGTGTTTCCAG CTGGGCTGAACAAGATGTTGACCCTTCCTTGTTCTCAGAAGAGCTCATGGCTAATGCTTCTCGTCTAGTTGATGATGAAGAG GTGAGATATGATCCTGGTTTCCTAATTGACAAAGCTCATACCGCAACTACTTCCAGAGGTTCTGCTACAAT TATTGTAGCCATGCTTGAGGAAGTTGGTGTTCTGAAAATAGGCAATGTTGGAGACTGTGGACTTAAGCTTCTCCGACAAG GCCAGATCATTTTCTCGACTACTCCACAAGAGCATTACTTTGACTGTCCCTATCAACTTAGCTCTGAAGGGTCTGCTCAAACATATCTAGACGCCTCG CAGTTTAACGTAATGGAAGTAAAGAAAGGAGACGTGATCGTGATGGGTTCAGACGGGCTTTTCGATAACGTATTTGATCATGAGATTGTTAATATAGTGACCAAACATGCAGATGTGGCTGAATCAT CGAGATTACTAGCTGAAGTGGCGAGTAGCCATTCAAGAGATCCAGGCTTTGAGTCTCCATATGCACTGGAAGCAAGAGCCAAG GGGTTTGATGTTCCGCTCTGGAAGAAGGCATTGGGAATGAAGCTTACAG GAGGGAAGCTTGATGATGTGACTGTAATCGTTGCCCAAGTGGTGGACTCTTGA
- the LOC108806801 gene encoding uncharacterized protein LOC108806801, translated as MRSLLHRTKLRTPLKAHSLILRTLPSTMATSYSSSFLLPSVSLNNSSRNGSSINKNLNRSRVSMSVSSAGSQTLNDSLFADYKPTSAFLFPGQGAQAIGMGKEAQSVAAAADLYTKANHILGYDLLDICVNGPKEKLDSTVISQPAIYVTSLAAVELLRVREGGEQIINSVDVTCGLSLGEYTALAFAGAFSFEDGLKLVKLRGEAMQAAADAAKSAMVSIIGLDSEKVQQLCDAANQEVEEADKVQIANYLCPGNYAVSGGLKGIEVVEAKAKSFKARMTVRLAVAGAFHTSFMEPAVSRLETALAATEIRSPRIPVISNVDAQPHADPDTIKKILARQVTSPVQWETTVKTLLSKGLKSSYELGPGKVIAGIFKRVDKSASVENISA; from the exons ATGCGCTCACTGCTTCACCGTACTAAACTACGCACTCCTTTGAAAGCTCATTCTCTTATCCTGCGCACCCTTCCTTCCACCATGGCCACCTCCTACTCTTCTTCCTTCCTCCTCCCTTCCGTATCTCTCAACAACTCCTCCCGAAATGGCTCCTCGATCAACAAGAATCTCAACCGATCTAGAGTTTCCATGAGCGTCTCCTCCGCTGGATCCCAGACTCTCAACGACTCTCTCTTCGCCGATTACAAACCCACCTCTGCTTTTCTCTTTCCCGGTCAG gGAGCTCAAGCAATAGGGATGGGCAAAGAGGCTCAGAGTGTTGCTGCAGCTGCTGACTTGTATACCAAAGCTAACCATATCTTAGG GTATGATCTTCTGGACATTTGTGTTAATGGACCAAAAGAGAAGCTTGATTCCACTGTCATCAGCCAG CCTGCTATTTATGTCACAAGTCTAGCAGCAGTTGAGTTACTTCGTGTCCGTGAAGGCGGCGAGCAGATAATTAACTCCGTTGATGTGACTTGTGGTCTCAGCTTGGGAGAGTACACTGCTCTCGCTTTTGCTGGAGCCTTCAG CTTCGAGGATGGGCTCAAGCTTGTAAAACTTAGAGGAGAAGCCATGCAG GCGGCTGCGGATGCTGCTAAGAGTGCCATGGTTAGTATCATAGGATTGGACTCTGAAAAAGTTCAGCAGTTGTGTGATGCAGCAAATCAAGAAGTAGAAGAAGCTGACAAAGTTCAGATCGCTAACTACTTATGTCCG GGTAATTACGCAGTCTCTGGAGGTCTTAAGGGTATCGAGGTTGTTGAAGCCAAAGCTAAGTCATTCAAGGCCCGCATGACC GTTCGTCTAGCTGTTGCAGGTGCTTTCCACACTAGTTTCATGGAGCCAGCAGTGTCGAGACTAGAAACTGCATTGGCAGCAACGGAGATCAGAAGTCCGAGGATCCCAGTGATCTCCAATGTGGATGCACAGCCTCATGCTGATCCAGACACTATCAAGAAGATACTTGCTCGCCAG GTGACATCTCCAGTCCAATGGGAGACAACGGTGAAGACTCTCTTATCTAAAGGGCTTAAAAGCAGCTATGAACTGGGACCTGGAAAG GTGATTGCAGGGATATTCAAGAGAGTAGACAAAAGTGCCAGTGTTGAAAACATCAGTGCCTGA
- the LOC108807411 gene encoding laccase-3: protein MESCQRFSSLAFIALLAYFALLASAELHVREFVIQPKPVKRLCRTHESITVNGQFPGPTLEVRNGDSLAITVINRARYNISIHWHGIRQLRNPWADGPEYITQCPIRPGQSYTYRFTIIDQEGTLWWHAHSRWLRATVYGALIIYPRLGSPYPFHMPKRDIPILLGEWWDRNPMDVLRQAQFTGAAANVSDAYTINGQPGDLYRCSRSETVRFPIFPGETVQLRVINAGLNQELFFSVANHQLTVVETDSAYTKPFTTSVIMIGPGQTTNVLLTANQRPGRYYMAARAYNSANAPFDNTTTTAILEYVNAPTRRGRGRGQITPVFPILPGFNDTATATAFTNRLRYWKRAPVPQTVDENLFFTVGLGLINCSNPNSPRCQGPNGTRFAASINNQSFVLPRSNSIMQAYYQGMPGIFTTDFPPVPPVQFDYTGNVSRGLWQPVKGTKAYKLKYRANVQIVLQDTSIVTPENHPMHLHGYQFYVVGSGFGNFDPRTDPARFNLFDPPERNTIGTPPGGWVAIRFVADNPGAWFMHCHIDSHLGWGLAMVFLVENGHGQLQSVQAPPLDLPRC, encoded by the exons ATGGAGTCTTGCCAACGGTTCTCCTCTCTAGCCTTCATCGCACTTCTTGCCTACTTCGCTTTACTCGCTTCAGCTGAACTTCACGTCCGCGAATTTGTG ATCCAGCCAAAACCAGTGAAGAGGCTGTGCAGAACTCACGAAAGCATCACCGTGAATGGCCAGTTCCCTGGTCCAACGCTCGAGGTCAGGAACGGTGACTCTCTCGCAATCACCGTCATCAACAGAGCTCGTTACAACATTAGCATTCACTG GCATGGAATCAGACAGCTGAGGAATCCGTGGGCTGATGGTCCCGAGTACATAACACAATGTCCTATCCGTCCAGGACAAAGCTACACTTACAGATTCACAATCATAGACCAAGAAGGTACTCTTTGGTGGCACGCTCATAGCCGTTGGCTAAGAGCCACCGTCTACGGTGCTCTCATCATTTACCCTCGTCTCGGTTCTCCTTATCCATTCCATATGCCCAAACGCGACATCCCAATTCTTCTCG GGGAATGGTGGGATAGAAACCCAATGGACGTTCTGAGGCAAGCACAGTTCACAGGAGCAGCAGCTAATGTCTCTGACGCTTACACAATCAACGGCCAACCAGGGGATCTCTACCGCTGTTCTCGGTCCGAGACAGTTCGTTTCCCGATCTTCCCTGGAGAGACTGTCCAGCTCCGGGTCATCAACGCTGGATTGAACCAAGAGCTCTTCTTCTCTGTTGCCAACCACCAACTCACAGTTGTCGAAACTGATTCCGCATATACAAAACCATTCACCACAAGTGTCATCATGATCGGTCCGGGCCAAACCACTAACGTCCTTCTCACCGCAAACCAGCGACCTGGCCGTTACTACATGGCAGCTCGTGCCTACAACAGCGCAAACGCTCCATTCGACAACACGACCACAACCGCTATCTTAGAGTATGTCAACGCTCCAACTCGACGTGGTCGGGGCCGCGGTCAAATCACTCCGGTTTTCCCGATTCTTCCGGGGTTCAACGACACTGCAACCGCAACCGCTTTCACAAACCGTCTGCGGTACTGGAAACGAGCTCCAGTACCGCAAACGGTCGACGAGAACCTCTTTTTCACCGTCGGTTTGGGACTAATCAACTGCTCTAACCCCAACAGCCCACGTTGTCAAGGTCCCAACGGGACCCGGTTCGCGGCCAGCATAAACAACCAGTCCTTCGTGCTACCACGAAGTAACTCCATCATGCAGGCTTATTACCAAGGGATGCCCGGAATCTTCACGACCGATTTCCCGCCTGTTCCACCGGTGCAGTTCGATTACACCGGTAACGTAAGCCGTGGGCTATGGCAGCCCGTGAAGGGAACTAAAGCATACAAGCTTAAGTACAGAGCTAATGTTCAGATTGTGTTACAAGACACGAGCATTGTCACGCCTGAGAATCATCCTATGCACTTACACGGGTACCAATTCTACGTCGTCGGGTCTGGTTTCGGGAACTTTGACCCTAGAACTGACCCGGCTCGGTTTAACCTGTTTGACCCACCGGAGAGGAATACCATTGGTACACCTCCAGGTGGTTGGGTTGCAATCCGGTTTGTAGCTGATAATCCAG GAGCATGGTTTATGCATTGTCACATTGATTCGCATTTGGGATGGGGTTTAGCGATGGTTTTCTTGGTTGAGAACGGACATGGACAGTTGCAGTCTGTGCAGGCTCCACCATTGGATCTTCCAAGATGCTAA
- the LOC108810429 gene encoding uncharacterized protein LOC108810429, whose amino-acid sequence MGNSLRCCLACVLPCGALDLIRIVHLNGHVDEINRPMTAGEILQANPNHVLSKPCSQGVVRKILILSPESELKRGSIYFLIPDTSLPEKKKTKKKKDVRRQRKALGNANDINTNHMVRTNKDLDLTLCEKYLEDVMLSSSEKNCSAGKENRHRRRHSRSASVSMWRPNLDSISEDFN is encoded by the coding sequence ATGGGAAACAGTTTAAGGTGCTGTTTAGCTTGTGTACTTCCATGTGGAGCTTTAGATTTGATCCGAATCGTACATCTCAATGGCCACGTCGATGAGATCAATCGTCCAATGACCGCCGGTGAAATCCTTCAGGCGAACCCTAACCATGTCTTAAGCAAACCATGTTCTCAAGGAGTTGTACGTAAGATCTTGATCTTGTCTCCTGAATCTGAGCTTAAGCGTGGGAGCATCTACTTTCTTATACCGGATACTTCCTTGccggagaagaagaaaacaaagaagaaaaaggatGTCCGACGTCAGAGAAAGGCTCTTGGAAACGCCAACGACATCAATACTAATCACATGGTACGTACTAATAAGGATCTTGATTTGACGTTGTGTGAGAAATATTTGGAAGATGTTATGTTGTCGTCATCGGAGAAGAACTGTTCAGCCGGTAAAGAGAATCGTCACCGTCGAAGACATAGTCGGTCGGCGTCGGTGTCTATGTGGCGGCCTAACCTTGATAGCATCTCTGAGGATTTTAActag
- the LOC108813520 gene encoding probable WRKY transcription factor 25, producing the protein MSSTSFTDLLASSGVDCYEQDEDFLGGFYPERTGSGLPKSKTAQPPPLPISQPSHGFAFSELLDSPLLLSSSSHSLISPTTGAFPYQCFNGTNNHSEFPWQLQTQPQPPNASSALPETYVVQDLQKKQEDPVPREFAADRQVKTPSYTVVRRNFNDGYGWRKYGQKQVKKSENLRSYVKCTYPNCVSKKIVETASDGQVTEIIYKGGHNHPKPEFTKRPSGSSSSSSSANARRMFNASSSVVSETHDQSENSSISFDCSDLEQRSFKSEYGEVEEEDDQPEIKRVKREGEDEGMYAQVSRAVKEPRVVVQTISDVDVLIDGFKWRKYGQKVVKGNTNPRSYYKCTYQGCGVRKQVERSAEDERAVLTTYEGRHNHDVPTSLRRS; encoded by the exons ATGTCGTCTACTTCTTTCACCGACCTCCTTGCTTCCTCCGGCGTTGACTGCTACGAACAAGACGAAGACTTTCTTGGTGGGTTTTACCCGGAGAGAACCGGGTCGGGTTTACCCAAGTCTAAGACGGCTCAGCCTCCTCCTCTTCCGATTTCACAACCTTCTCATGGTTTTGCCTTCTCAGAGTTACTTgactctcctcttcttctcagCTCCTCCTCTCAT AGTTTGATATCTCCGACGACGGGAGCCTTTCCATATCAATGCTTCAATGGAACAAACAATCACTCAGAATTTCCCTGGCAGCTACAAACGCAACCGCAACCGCCAAACGCTTCTTCT GCTTTACCAGAAACATATGTTGTTCAAGATCTCCAGAAGAAGCAGGAGGATCCAGTTCCTCGCGAGTTTGCAGCAGATCGCCAGGTTAAGACACCATCATACACGGTGGTAAGAAGGAACTTTAATGATGGTTATGGTTGGAGAAAATACGGCCAGAAACAAGTGAAGAAGAGTGAAAACCTTAGGAGTTACGTCAAGTGTACATATCCCAATTGTGTTTCCAAGAAGATTGTTGAGACTGCTTCTGATGGACAGGTCACTGAGATCATCTACAAAGGAGGTCATAACCATCCTAAACCTGAGTTCACCAAGAGACCAtcaggatcatcatcatcatcttcttcggCTAACGCGAGAAGAATGTTTAATGCATCATCATCTGTTGTTAGTGAAACTCATGATCAGTCGGAGAACTCGTCTATTTCGTTTGATTGCAGTGATCTTGAGCAGAGGAGCTTTAAATCTGAGTATGGTGAGGTAGAAGAAGAGGATGATCAACCTGAGATTAAGAGAGT GAAAAGAGAAGGTGAAGATGAAGGAATGTATGCACAAGTAAGCAGAGCTGTGAAAGAGCCAAGAGTTGTTGTTCAAACAATAAGTGACGTTGATGTTCTTATAGATGGCTTTAAATGGAGGAAGTATGGTCAGAAAGTTGTCAAGGGGAATACTAATCCAAG GAGCTACTACAAGTGCACATACCAAGGTTGTGGAGTGAGGAAGCAAGTAGAAAGATCCGCAGAAGACGAAAGAGCGGTTCTCACTACCTATGAAGGAAGACACAATCACGATGTCCCAACCTCGCTACGCCGCTCATGA